The Streptomyces sp. HUAS CB01 genome has a segment encoding these proteins:
- the guaA gene encoding glutamine-hydrolyzing GMP synthase, translating into MSSASPAAAPDVTNPDVVLVVDFGAQYAQLIARRVREARVYSEIVPSTMPVQEMLARKPAAIILSGGPSSVYAEGAPRLDRALFEAGVPVFGMCYGFQLMAQTLGGTVDNSGAREYGRTDLHVSKSGSTLFEGTPVEQQVWMSHGDACSAAPEGFTVTASTAVVPVAAFENDEKKLYGVQHHPEVMHSTYGQQVLEHFLYRGAGIEPTWTTGNVIEEQVAAIREQVGDKRAICGLSGGVDSAVAAALVQKAIGSQLTCVYVDHGLMRKGETEQVEKDFVAATGVSLKVVDAEQRFLDALAGVSDPEEKRKIIGREFIRVFEQAQAEIVAEAAGEHGEQPVQFLVQGTLYPDVVESGGGTGTANIKSHHNVGGLPEDLEFELIEPLRKLFKDEVRMVGQELGLPEEIVQRQPFPGPGLGIRIVGEVTKERLDLLREADAIAREELTAAGLDRDIWQCPVVLLADVRSVGVQGDGRTYGHPIVLRPVSSEDAMTADWTRMPYDVLAKISTRITNEVADVNRVVLDVTSKPPGTIEWE; encoded by the coding sequence GTGTCATCTGCGTCCCCCGCTGCCGCGCCCGACGTCACCAACCCGGACGTGGTCCTCGTTGTCGACTTCGGCGCGCAGTACGCCCAGCTCATCGCCCGCCGCGTCCGTGAGGCGCGCGTCTACAGCGAGATCGTCCCGTCCACCATGCCGGTGCAGGAGATGCTGGCCAGGAAGCCGGCGGCGATCATCCTCTCCGGCGGTCCGTCCTCCGTGTACGCGGAGGGCGCCCCGCGCCTCGACCGTGCGCTGTTCGAGGCCGGCGTCCCCGTCTTCGGCATGTGCTACGGGTTCCAGCTGATGGCGCAGACGCTCGGCGGCACCGTCGACAACTCCGGCGCCCGCGAGTACGGCCGCACCGACCTGCACGTCAGCAAGTCCGGCTCCACCCTCTTCGAGGGCACCCCCGTCGAGCAGCAGGTCTGGATGTCGCACGGCGACGCCTGCTCCGCGGCCCCCGAGGGCTTCACCGTCACCGCCTCCACGGCCGTCGTGCCCGTGGCCGCGTTCGAGAACGACGAGAAGAAGCTCTACGGCGTCCAGCACCACCCCGAGGTGATGCACTCGACGTACGGTCAGCAGGTCCTGGAGCACTTCCTCTACCGCGGCGCCGGCATCGAGCCGACGTGGACGACCGGAAACGTGATCGAGGAGCAGGTCGCCGCGATCCGTGAGCAGGTCGGCGACAAGCGCGCCATCTGCGGACTGTCCGGCGGTGTCGACTCCGCCGTCGCGGCCGCGCTCGTGCAGAAGGCCATCGGCTCGCAGCTGACCTGCGTGTACGTCGACCACGGTCTGATGCGCAAGGGCGAGACCGAGCAGGTCGAGAAGGACTTCGTCGCCGCGACCGGCGTCTCCCTGAAGGTCGTCGACGCCGAGCAGCGCTTCCTGGACGCGCTCGCCGGGGTCTCCGACCCCGAGGAGAAGCGGAAGATCATCGGCCGGGAGTTCATCCGGGTCTTCGAGCAGGCCCAGGCCGAGATCGTCGCCGAGGCGGCGGGCGAGCACGGCGAGCAGCCGGTGCAGTTCCTGGTGCAGGGCACGCTCTACCCGGACGTGGTGGAGTCCGGCGGCGGCACGGGCACGGCGAACATCAAGTCGCACCACAACGTCGGCGGCCTCCCCGAGGACCTCGAGTTCGAGCTGATCGAGCCGCTGCGGAAGCTGTTCAAGGACGAGGTCCGGATGGTCGGCCAGGAACTGGGCCTGCCCGAGGAGATCGTCCAGCGCCAGCCGTTCCCCGGCCCCGGCCTCGGCATCCGCATCGTCGGCGAGGTCACCAAGGAGCGCCTGGACCTGCTGCGCGAGGCCGACGCCATCGCCCGCGAGGAGCTGACCGCCGCCGGTCTCGACCGTGACATCTGGCAGTGCCCGGTGGTCCTCCTCGCCGACGTCCGCTCCGTCGGCGTCCAGGGCGACGGCCGCACCTACGGCCACCCGATCGTGCTCCGCCCGGTCTCGTCGGAGGACGCGATGACGGCGGACTGGACGCGCATGCCGTACGACGTGCTGGCGAAGATCTCGACCCGCATCACCAACGAGGTCGCCGACGTGAACCGCGTCGTCCTCGACGTGACGTCGAAGCCGCCGGGCACCATCGAGTGGGAGTGA
- a CDS encoding Uma2 family endonuclease, translated as MSAEISHHWPVPPREGYTVEDLLTLPDLPPHTELIDGSLVFVSPQRYFHSIAVDLLVQGLRSTAPPELKVVREMTVVLDKRNGPEPDVSVVRAAAARSREQTYFQVRDVLLAVEVVSPDSEARDTDTKPHKYAGAGIPYFWRVEMAGDEQPVVHVFELDKESRVYVPGGTFRDRLKVSVPFDIDIDLAGIDRL; from the coding sequence ATGAGCGCAGAGATCTCGCACCACTGGCCGGTGCCGCCGCGAGAGGGCTACACCGTGGAGGACCTGCTCACCCTGCCCGATCTCCCGCCGCACACCGAGCTGATCGACGGGAGCCTGGTCTTCGTGAGTCCGCAGCGCTATTTCCACAGCATTGCGGTCGACCTGCTGGTGCAAGGGCTGCGGAGCACGGCGCCCCCCGAACTGAAAGTCGTCCGGGAGATGACCGTCGTGCTCGACAAGCGCAACGGTCCCGAGCCGGACGTCTCGGTCGTCCGTGCCGCCGCCGCGCGGAGCCGGGAACAGACCTACTTCCAGGTCAGGGACGTCCTGCTGGCGGTCGAGGTGGTCTCGCCGGATTCCGAGGCGCGCGACACCGACACCAAGCCGCACAAGTACGCGGGCGCGGGCATCCCGTACTTCTGGCGTGTCGAGATGGCCGGTGACGAGCAGCCGGTCGTCCATGTCTTCGAGCTCGACAAGGAATCGCGCGTCTATGTGCCGGGCGGCACGTTCCGCGACCGGCTCAAGGTCTCCGTCCCCTTCGACATCGACATCGACCTGGCCGGCATCGACCGGCTCTGA
- a CDS encoding cupin domain-containing protein, which translates to MTAPASPLVELLGLEPHVEGGWFRETWRTAGSTAPPGYPGERAYATGIYFLLHPGERSRPHRVRSDEVWLWHRGGPLRLHLAGTGDKPDGTATTLVLGPSVESGERPQLLVPAGTWQSAEPAGDEPVLVTCVVAPGFHYEDFALEEG; encoded by the coding sequence ATGACCGCACCGGCTTCCCCACTCGTCGAGCTCCTCGGGCTGGAACCGCACGTCGAAGGCGGGTGGTTCCGCGAGACGTGGCGCACGGCGGGCTCGACCGCTCCGCCCGGCTATCCCGGCGAGCGCGCCTACGCCACCGGGATCTACTTCCTGCTCCACCCCGGCGAACGCTCGCGCCCGCACCGGGTCCGCTCCGACGAGGTGTGGCTCTGGCACCGCGGCGGCCCGCTGCGGCTGCACCTGGCCGGCACCGGCGACAAGCCGGACGGCACCGCGACGACCCTGGTCCTGGGCCCCTCCGTCGAGTCGGGCGAGCGGCCCCAGCTCCTCGTCCCGGCGGGCACCTGGCAGTCCGCCGAGCCGGCGGGCGACGAACCGGTGCTGGTGACCTGCGTGGTGGCGCCGGGCTTCCACTACGAGGACTTCGCGCTGGAAGAGGGGTGA
- a CDS encoding class II aldolase/adducin family protein, whose amino-acid sequence MTDMPVPEPIPVERLHFAMPPVHESVVDERVYRKQRLAGALRLFARLGYEEGVAGHISVRDPEVPDCFWVNPFGEPFATMTAGSLVLVNGDGQVVLGTRHVNQAAFAVHAAVHRARPGAVAVVHTHSVHGRALAALGELLDPITQEACAFYEDHALYDACTGVTVDVEEGGRVAAALGHHKAVVLRNHGLLTVGDSVDAAAWWFVSMERCAQVQLTARAAGKPVLIDHRQAVAIREQLGGDLVAWINYQPLWRRIAAEEPELMS is encoded by the coding sequence ATGACCGACATGCCGGTGCCGGAGCCGATACCCGTCGAGCGGCTGCACTTCGCGATGCCGCCGGTGCACGAGTCCGTGGTGGACGAGCGCGTGTACCGGAAGCAGCGGCTGGCCGGCGCGCTGCGGCTGTTCGCCCGCCTCGGGTACGAGGAGGGCGTCGCCGGGCACATCAGCGTGCGGGACCCGGAGGTGCCGGACTGCTTCTGGGTCAACCCGTTCGGGGAACCGTTCGCCACGATGACCGCGGGCAGTCTGGTCCTGGTCAACGGCGACGGCCAGGTCGTCCTCGGCACCCGGCACGTCAACCAGGCCGCGTTCGCCGTGCACGCCGCGGTCCACCGGGCCCGGCCCGGGGCCGTCGCCGTCGTGCACACCCACTCCGTCCACGGCCGGGCACTGGCCGCGCTCGGCGAGCTGCTGGACCCGATCACCCAGGAGGCGTGCGCCTTCTACGAGGACCACGCGCTGTACGACGCCTGCACGGGCGTGACCGTCGACGTCGAGGAGGGCGGGCGTGTCGCGGCCGCTCTCGGCCACCACAAGGCCGTCGTCCTGCGCAACCACGGGCTCCTCACGGTCGGGGACTCGGTGGACGCGGCCGCCTGGTGGTTCGTCTCCATGGAACGCTGCGCGCAGGTGCAGCTGACCGCCCGGGCCGCCGGGAAGCCGGTGCTCATCGACCACCGCCAGGCGGTCGCGATCCGTGAACAGCTCGGCGGCGATCTCGTCGCCTGGATCAACTACCAGCCCCTGTGGCGTCGGATCGCCGCCGAGGAACCCGAACTCATGTCGTAG
- a CDS encoding DoxX family membrane protein, translating to MTHVYRTTATYAADGASTNWKERAARYSLLPLRLFLGATFVYAGLDKLFDSAFLSASGTGSIGALMENVRNSSAVPALVDVALKNPEGFGYAMAFGELAVGIGTLLGLLARLAALGGALISLSLWLTVSWQTEPYYYGNDLAYLMAWLPLVLAGASVFSLDAAIAERRRRNR from the coding sequence ATGACGCATGTGTACCGGACGACGGCGACGTACGCGGCCGACGGCGCGAGCACCAACTGGAAGGAGCGCGCGGCACGCTACTCGCTGCTGCCGCTGCGGCTGTTCCTGGGAGCGACCTTCGTCTACGCAGGACTGGACAAGCTCTTCGACAGCGCGTTCCTGTCCGCGAGCGGGACCGGTTCCATCGGCGCGCTGATGGAGAACGTGCGGAACAGCTCCGCCGTGCCCGCACTCGTGGACGTCGCCCTGAAGAACCCCGAGGGCTTCGGCTACGCGATGGCCTTCGGGGAACTGGCCGTCGGCATCGGCACCCTGCTGGGGCTGCTCGCACGGCTGGCCGCCCTCGGCGGGGCGCTGATCTCGCTGAGTCTGTGGCTGACCGTCAGCTGGCAGACCGAGCCGTACTACTACGGGAACGACCTGGCCTACCTGATGGCCTGGCTGCCGCTGGTGCTCGCCGGCGCCTCCGTGTTCTCGCTGGACGCGGCCATCGCGGAACGGCGCCGGCGCAACCGGTAG
- a CDS encoding PspC domain-containing protein: MTQPTAPHTAPPPEHRFPPVLLRRTARHKVVGGVCGGLGRYCDVDPVIFRIAMGVLSVTGGIGLIFYGFAWLLIPLEGEEENEARRALSGRVDGAALAAVLLALLGCGLFLSMLGNDGTLAFSALLSLAVGGAAVWSRRRTAAAPDGGPRDAATAHAVAEAPPEAKAPPTPDSPSWWRDPIVKDGTTGPVATGYLWGPPDASPGAAALPRDRRGAAPARRPRGPRGIAGFVLLLALVAGGLGTGLSWESQPLGTSLQTGLACALAVFGLGLVVGSLLGRIGGGTILLTVVTSVLLVGASVLPKEISTQWMRTEWRPATAAAVAPQYRLGSGMATLDLSRVAVPPEKTVSTVAEVGAGRLRVVVPEDATVRIRARAGVGDVRLPGDPVNDVDVAPDRDRTRTLAPPAGAKPAGTLDLDLAVALGQVEVTRAAS, encoded by the coding sequence ATGACACAGCCGACCGCCCCACACACCGCGCCGCCGCCGGAGCACCGGTTCCCGCCCGTGCTGCTGCGCCGGACCGCGCGGCACAAGGTCGTCGGCGGGGTCTGCGGCGGCCTCGGCCGGTACTGCGACGTCGACCCGGTGATCTTCCGCATCGCCATGGGTGTGCTGTCGGTGACCGGCGGCATCGGTCTGATCTTCTACGGCTTCGCCTGGCTGCTGATCCCGCTGGAGGGTGAGGAGGAGAACGAGGCGCGGCGGGCCCTGTCCGGCCGGGTCGACGGGGCCGCCCTGGCCGCCGTGCTGCTGGCGCTTCTCGGCTGCGGGCTGTTCCTGTCGATGCTGGGCAACGACGGGACGCTCGCGTTCTCCGCACTGCTGTCGCTCGCCGTCGGGGGTGCCGCCGTGTGGTCGCGGCGGCGTACGGCGGCGGCCCCGGACGGCGGCCCCCGGGATGCGGCGACCGCGCACGCCGTGGCGGAGGCCCCTCCGGAGGCCAAGGCGCCCCCGACGCCCGACAGCCCCTCCTGGTGGCGGGACCCGATCGTCAAGGACGGCACCACGGGACCTGTGGCGACCGGCTATCTGTGGGGGCCGCCCGACGCGTCGCCCGGTGCCGCGGCCCTCCCCCGCGACCGGCGCGGCGCCGCCCCGGCCCGGCGCCCCCGAGGGCCGCGCGGCATCGCCGGGTTCGTCCTCCTGCTGGCTCTGGTGGCGGGCGGGCTGGGCACCGGGCTGTCCTGGGAGTCCCAGCCGCTGGGCACGAGCCTGCAGACCGGGCTCGCCTGCGCGCTGGCCGTGTTCGGGCTGGGCCTGGTCGTCGGCAGTCTCCTCGGCCGGATCGGCGGGGGCACGATCCTGCTGACCGTGGTCACGTCCGTGCTGCTGGTGGGCGCCTCCGTGCTGCCCAAGGAGATCAGCACGCAGTGGATGCGGACCGAGTGGCGGCCCGCGACCGCCGCGGCCGTCGCGCCGCAGTACCGGCTGGGCTCCGGCATGGCCACGCTCGACCTCAGCCGGGTGGCCGTGCCGCCGGAGAAGACGGTGAGCACCGTCGCGGAGGTCGGCGCGGGCCGGCTGCGGGTCGTGGTGCCCGAGGACGCCACGGTGCGGATCCGGGCGCGCGCGGGCGTCGGCGACGTGCGGCTGCCGGGGGATCCGGTGAACGACGTGGACGTCGCCCCGGACCGGGACCGTACGCGTACGCTCGCTCCGCCCGCCGGCGCGAAGCCCGCGGGCACGCTCGACCTCGATCTGGCGGTCGCGCTCGGACAGGTGGAGGTCACCCGTGCTGCGTCATGA
- a CDS encoding ATP-binding protein, producing the protein MPVAAARPPETEEPAARRLYRSAEGRWLGGVARGLAGHLGLPVIWVRLVFLGLFMADGLGALLYAVFWIAVPLGVGGRSAEPKPVFETAPDGRRRLRKPDKGQLFALVALLIGAVVFVTNIDLGGPANRYVWPVLLTGAGVVLVWRQADNARRAQWTGDDRRRRLLQLARGLAGVALVGMGLTVFVVVRGSAAQLGNVLTAALAVIVGVALLAGPWLVRMTQDLSEERLMRIRAQERAEVAAHVHDSVLHTLTLIQRNADDAGEVRRLARAQERELRNWLYRPEGTGKEEDEEPTTLADAVKRAAAEVEDKHGVPLEVVVVGDCPLDEKLTAQMQAAREAMVNAAKYGGEGGAVQVYAEVEGRTVFVSVRDRGPGFDPDAVPEDRMGVRESIVGRMQRNGGTARLRSVPGGGTEVELEMERADG; encoded by the coding sequence ATGCCCGTCGCCGCCGCCCGTCCGCCCGAGACCGAGGAGCCCGCCGCCCGCAGGCTGTACCGCAGCGCGGAGGGCCGCTGGCTGGGCGGTGTGGCACGCGGGCTGGCAGGCCACCTCGGCCTGCCCGTGATCTGGGTCCGGCTCGTGTTCCTCGGGCTCTTCATGGCGGACGGCCTCGGCGCGCTGCTCTACGCGGTGTTCTGGATCGCCGTGCCCCTCGGCGTCGGCGGCAGGTCGGCCGAGCCCAAGCCGGTCTTCGAGACCGCGCCCGACGGCAGACGGCGGCTGCGCAAGCCCGACAAGGGTCAGCTGTTCGCGCTGGTCGCCCTGCTGATCGGCGCGGTCGTCTTCGTCACCAACATCGATCTCGGCGGCCCCGCGAACCGGTACGTCTGGCCGGTGCTGCTGACGGGCGCCGGTGTCGTGCTGGTGTGGCGGCAGGCGGACAACGCCCGCCGGGCGCAGTGGACCGGCGACGACCGGCGCCGCAGGCTGCTGCAGCTGGCGCGCGGTCTGGCGGGCGTCGCGCTGGTCGGCATGGGCCTCACGGTCTTCGTGGTCGTCCGGGGCTCCGCCGCGCAGCTCGGGAACGTCCTGACCGCCGCCCTGGCCGTGATCGTCGGTGTCGCCCTGCTGGCCGGCCCGTGGCTGGTGCGCATGACGCAGGACCTCTCCGAGGAGCGCCTCATGCGCATCCGCGCCCAGGAGCGCGCCGAGGTCGCCGCCCACGTCCACGACTCCGTACTGCACACCCTCACCCTGATCCAGCGGAACGCGGACGACGCGGGCGAGGTGCGCCGGCTCGCCCGCGCCCAGGAGCGCGAGCTGCGCAACTGGCTGTACCGGCCGGAGGGCACCGGCAAGGAGGAGGACGAGGAGCCCACCACGCTCGCGGACGCGGTGAAGCGCGCCGCGGCGGAGGTCGAGGACAAGCACGGGGTCCCGCTGGAGGTCGTGGTCGTCGGGGACTGCCCGCTCGACGAGAAGCTGACGGCGCAGATGCAGGCCGCGCGCGAAGCGATGGTCAACGCCGCGAAGTACGGTGGCGAGGGAGGTGCCGTCCAGGTGTACGCGGAGGTCGAGGGCCGTACGGTGTTCGTCTCGGTGCGCGACCGGGGACCGGGGTTCGATCCCGACGCGGTACCTGAGGACCGCATGGGCGTACGAGAATCGATCGTCGGCCGTATGCAGCGCAACGGAGGGACGGCGCGGTTGCGGTCCGTGCCCGGCGGGGGCACCGAAGTGGAGCTGGAGATGGAGAGGGCGGACGGATGA
- a CDS encoding LuxR C-terminal-related transcriptional regulator encodes MTEQTDAAEGTERRVRVVLVDDHRMFRAGVQAEIGRTAETGVEVVGEAADVDQAVTVITATRPEVVLLDVHLPGGGGVEVLRRCAGLVAASEHPVRFLALSVSDAAEDVIGVIRGGARGYVTKTITGADLVDSIFRVQEGDAVFSPRLAGFVLDAFASTDAPPVDEDLDRLTQREREVLRLIARGYAYKEIAKQLFISVKTVESHVSAVLRKLQLSNRHELTRWATARRLV; translated from the coding sequence ATGACCGAGCAGACCGACGCAGCCGAGGGGACGGAGCGCCGGGTACGGGTCGTACTCGTCGACGACCACCGGATGTTCCGCGCGGGGGTGCAGGCCGAGATCGGCAGGACCGCCGAGACCGGCGTCGAGGTCGTCGGCGAGGCGGCCGACGTCGACCAGGCCGTCACGGTGATCACGGCGACCCGGCCCGAGGTGGTGCTCCTCGACGTGCATCTGCCCGGCGGCGGAGGCGTGGAGGTGCTGCGCCGCTGTGCCGGACTGGTGGCGGCCTCCGAGCACCCCGTCCGGTTCCTGGCCCTGTCCGTCTCGGACGCGGCCGAGGACGTCATCGGGGTGATCCGCGGCGGTGCCCGCGGCTATGTGACCAAGACGATCACCGGTGCCGATCTGGTCGACTCGATCTTCCGGGTCCAGGAGGGCGACGCGGTGTTCTCGCCGAGGCTGGCCGGATTCGTCCTCGACGCGTTCGCGTCCACGGACGCGCCTCCCGTGGACGAGGACCTGGACCGCCTCACCCAGCGCGAGCGCGAGGTGCTGCGCCTGATCGCCCGGGGCTATGCGTACAAGGAGATCGCCAAGCAGCTCTTCATCTCGGTGAAGACGGTGGAGTCGCACGTGTCGGCGGTGCTGAGGAAGCTGCAGCTGTCGAACCGGCACGAACTGACGCGCTGGGCGACGGCTCGCCGGCTGGTCTGA
- a CDS encoding alpha/beta hydrolase, with translation MSLTGTPFFVTSIVLAVVAVLLPLALWSRVRGPALVRGAVRLVMLGFAQATALVVVFVAVNNSNGLYGSWEDLLGTGDHVEAAADLGRDGLGGVRFADLPKSKATFRRATDPLLGEGVRVTDLTGQVSGVRGEVYVWLPPQYDEPAYRNTKFPVVELLPGYPGSAKAWFATLKVQEQLRPKMESGEIAPFILVAPRTTLLGRVDTGCANIPGRINADSWLSVDVRKMVMDNFRAMHRAEGWAVAGYSAGGHCAAKLAVAHPDRYRAGVSLSGYNDPAAEKASLAGRDGELRRANDPLSILRSASTPPRTALFVSGARGDGFESGLALRSAARTPTTVDVVEIGGAHDTGEWRRQVPDVFFWLTRQLGYERGTTPSAAGR, from the coding sequence ATGAGCCTGACCGGTACTCCCTTCTTCGTGACCTCGATCGTGCTGGCCGTGGTGGCGGTACTGCTGCCCCTCGCACTGTGGAGCAGGGTGCGCGGCCCGGCCCTGGTGCGGGGCGCCGTCCGGCTGGTGATGCTCGGCTTCGCCCAGGCGACCGCGCTCGTGGTCGTGTTCGTCGCCGTCAACAACAGCAATGGCCTGTACGGCAGCTGGGAGGACCTGCTCGGCACCGGCGACCACGTCGAGGCCGCGGCCGACCTGGGCAGGGACGGACTGGGCGGGGTGCGCTTCGCCGACCTCCCGAAGAGCAAGGCCACGTTCCGGCGTGCGACCGACCCGCTCCTGGGCGAGGGCGTCCGGGTCACCGACCTCACGGGGCAGGTGTCGGGCGTCCGCGGCGAGGTGTACGTCTGGCTGCCCCCGCAGTACGACGAACCCGCCTACCGCAACACGAAGTTCCCCGTCGTCGAACTGCTGCCGGGCTACCCGGGTTCGGCGAAGGCGTGGTTCGCCACGCTGAAGGTGCAGGAGCAGCTGCGGCCGAAGATGGAGAGCGGCGAGATCGCCCCGTTCATCCTCGTCGCCCCGCGCACGACCCTGCTCGGCCGGGTCGACACCGGCTGCGCCAACATCCCGGGCCGGATCAACGCCGACAGCTGGCTGAGCGTCGACGTCCGCAAGATGGTGATGGACAACTTCCGCGCCATGCACCGTGCGGAGGGCTGGGCCGTGGCGGGTTACTCCGCGGGCGGCCACTGCGCGGCGAAGCTCGCCGTGGCGCACCCGGACCGCTACCGCGCCGGGGTGAGCCTGTCCGGCTACAACGACCCCGCCGCCGAGAAGGCCTCGCTCGCCGGCCGGGACGGGGAACTGCGCCGCGCCAACGACCCGCTGAGCATTCTGCGCTCCGCGTCGACGCCTCCGCGGACCGCCCTGTTCGTCTCCGGCGCACGCGGCGACGGCTTCGAGTCCGGCCTGGCCCTGCGCTCCGCCGCCAGGACCCCGACGACGGTCGACGTGGTCGAGATCGGCGGCGCGCACGACACCGGTGAATGGCGGAGGCAGGTTCCCGACGTGTTCTTCTGGCTGACCCGCCAGCTCGGCTACGAGCGCGGTACGACGCCGTCAGCGGCCGGCCGCTGA
- a CDS encoding C40 family peptidase gives MAAHRKPRQRTLPGTAARFSATLALAGAATATAFEGAGHAEPVPTADEIRARADRLYQEAEAETEKYNGAKEKAGTARKEAEELRDEAARRTERLNASRNALGSFAAAQYRAGGLDPALRLVLDSDPARYLAGAELTERVGDRQAAALAAVRRQMRELDQVRAEAGERLAELEEQRAQVARHRAAVRKKLAAAEALLARLTAGQRAAYDGRDGVAAGRADRDTVRTAPAVAAPNPRAAQAVAYAYGALGKPYVWGATGPSAFDCSGLTQAAWRSAGVALPRTTYTQINAGQRVPRSRLAPGDLVFFYSGVSHVGLYIGGGRMIHAPRPGAPVRIAPIDQMPYAGATRVA, from the coding sequence GTGGCAGCGCACCGCAAGCCGAGGCAGCGCACGCTTCCCGGCACCGCCGCTCGCTTCTCCGCCACCCTCGCGCTCGCCGGTGCGGCCACCGCCACCGCCTTCGAGGGCGCCGGGCACGCCGAGCCGGTGCCCACCGCGGACGAGATCCGTGCCAGGGCCGACCGGCTGTACCAGGAGGCGGAGGCGGAGACCGAGAAGTACAACGGGGCGAAGGAGAAGGCCGGGACGGCACGGAAGGAGGCCGAGGAACTCCGCGACGAGGCCGCGCGGCGCACCGAGCGCCTGAACGCCTCACGCAACGCCCTGGGTTCCTTCGCGGCGGCGCAGTACCGGGCGGGCGGCCTCGACCCCGCCCTGCGGCTCGTCCTCGACTCCGACCCGGCCCGGTACCTCGCGGGCGCCGAGCTGACCGAGCGGGTCGGGGACCGTCAGGCCGCGGCGCTCGCCGCGGTCCGCCGGCAGATGCGCGAACTCGACCAGGTGCGCGCCGAGGCCGGCGAGCGGCTGGCCGAGCTGGAGGAGCAGCGGGCGCAAGTGGCCCGCCACCGCGCGGCGGTACGGAAGAAGCTGGCCGCGGCCGAGGCCCTGCTGGCACGGCTCACCGCCGGTCAGCGCGCCGCCTACGACGGACGGGACGGCGTCGCCGCGGGCCGTGCGGACCGCGACACCGTCCGCACCGCGCCCGCCGTCGCCGCGCCCAACCCCCGTGCCGCACAGGCCGTCGCCTACGCCTACGGGGCCCTCGGCAAGCCGTACGTCTGGGGTGCGACGGGCCCGTCCGCCTTCGACTGCTCGGGGCTGACGCAGGCCGCCTGGCGCTCCGCGGGGGTCGCCCTGCCGCGCACCACGTACACCCAGATCAACGCGGGCCAGCGGGTGCCGCGGTCCCGGCTCGCACCGGGGGACCTGGTGTTCTTCTACTCCGGCGTCTCGCATGTGGGGCTGTACATCGGGGGCGGCCGGATGATCCACGCCCCCCGTCCGGGAGCACCGGTACGGATCGCGCCGATCGACCAGATGCCGTACGCCGGAGCGACGCGGGTCGCGTAG